One genomic segment of Kocuria rhizophila DC2201 includes these proteins:
- a CDS encoding AAA family ATPase → MAKESRTAINSFVTASRPTPDMDVARDVHDLISHMLRDGASTIDPHTKIWTVDAAEDLRRRVEDNPIEGTAQGQWDKLDVQLTGASRAVVLLAAEISFLREHPVRNARPATRRQHVERILRHLDDPSISIPAVISRCLDRRSNTAGFVPGMGYNGALWKHIIWVSTFIRHWDSLSDPEREKTRADPWALQRVMLASGTDRPDIRNAFQFLAAPDTFEPISSMQMKRNIRDALANRVSTSSGDDPAAIDRDLFAIRGDLAKQFSEPFHFWTAGVAELWQPDPTNPSEEESSVTSAEPRPTHYWLYSPGPQACMWSQFFTEGIMAIEWDELGDLAQYPSRESIRQALSREGSGATAHSHDALALWQFQHDLKIGDVVYAKRGRREVIGRGVVVSEPRFEPDRETYRHVVAVEWDRQGSWPHPGDAVTKTLTDITKYRDYVEQLEELTTGETGVELTGSSRPAPAYGKEDFLETVFMSEDSYDRLSSLLRRKKNVIMAGPPGVGKTYAAKRLAYSMIGARDPHRVQMVQFHQSYSYEDFIMGYRPTESGGFVLTEGPFYRFCETARADDGSRPYFFIIDEINRGNISKIFGELLMLIEEDKRGQEIRLLHKNELFSVPENLHIIGMMNTADRSLAVLDYALRRRFGFFDMRPGFDSEGFRTWLDEAENPALERVVETVVQLNKEISGDPALGRGFEIGHSFLSKPSRAVEADRAWLASVIRHELVPLLEEYWFDETARVKEWSDKLWAAAA, encoded by the coding sequence ATGGCCAAGGAGAGCAGGACAGCAATCAATTCGTTCGTCACGGCTTCACGACCGACGCCCGACATGGATGTCGCGCGGGACGTGCACGATCTGATCTCTCACATGCTGAGGGATGGCGCCTCAACCATAGATCCACACACGAAGATCTGGACGGTCGACGCTGCAGAAGACCTTCGCAGGCGCGTGGAGGACAATCCCATCGAGGGCACGGCACAGGGACAGTGGGACAAGCTGGACGTGCAGCTGACCGGAGCCTCGCGCGCCGTCGTCCTTCTGGCCGCGGAAATTTCCTTCCTGCGCGAGCACCCAGTGCGGAACGCGCGACCCGCAACACGCCGACAGCACGTTGAAAGAATTCTGCGCCACCTCGACGACCCGTCCATCAGCATACCGGCCGTCATATCACGCTGTTTGGACCGCCGTTCCAACACTGCTGGTTTCGTACCTGGCATGGGGTACAACGGGGCCTTGTGGAAACACATCATCTGGGTCTCCACATTCATTCGTCACTGGGATTCGTTGAGTGATCCAGAACGGGAAAAAACGCGCGCAGACCCGTGGGCTCTGCAACGAGTGATGCTCGCTTCTGGAACCGACCGTCCCGACATTCGAAACGCCTTCCAGTTCCTCGCCGCCCCGGACACGTTCGAGCCGATCTCTTCCATGCAGATGAAGAGAAACATTCGAGATGCGCTGGCCAACCGGGTCTCCACTTCCTCCGGAGACGACCCTGCGGCAATCGACCGCGACCTTTTCGCCATTCGTGGTGATCTGGCCAAACAGTTCTCGGAACCGTTCCATTTCTGGACAGCGGGCGTCGCGGAGCTCTGGCAACCAGACCCGACGAACCCCTCCGAGGAGGAGTCGAGTGTCACCTCGGCGGAGCCCCGCCCCACCCACTACTGGCTCTACTCCCCTGGGCCCCAGGCATGCATGTGGTCCCAGTTCTTCACCGAAGGAATCATGGCCATCGAATGGGACGAACTGGGCGATCTTGCGCAGTACCCGAGCCGCGAGTCGATTCGCCAAGCCCTGAGTCGAGAAGGATCCGGTGCCACCGCTCACAGTCATGACGCACTAGCCCTGTGGCAATTTCAGCACGACCTCAAAATTGGGGACGTGGTCTACGCCAAGCGAGGACGACGCGAGGTGATCGGGCGCGGCGTGGTCGTCTCCGAGCCCAGGTTCGAGCCGGACCGGGAGACGTACCGCCATGTGGTAGCCGTGGAGTGGGACCGGCAGGGTTCTTGGCCGCATCCGGGCGACGCCGTGACAAAAACACTGACCGACATCACGAAGTACCGTGACTACGTCGAACAGCTCGAAGAACTCACCACTGGGGAAACCGGGGTGGAACTGACGGGGTCATCGAGACCCGCCCCTGCATACGGCAAAGAAGACTTCCTGGAGACGGTGTTCATGTCTGAGGACAGCTACGACCGCCTGAGTTCCCTGCTGCGGCGCAAGAAGAACGTCATCATGGCAGGGCCGCCAGGAGTCGGGAAGACGTACGCGGCGAAGCGTCTGGCGTACTCCATGATCGGGGCGAGAGACCCTCACCGCGTGCAGATGGTGCAGTTCCACCAGAGCTACTCGTACGAGGACTTCATCATGGGTTATCGGCCCACGGAGTCCGGGGGTTTTGTCCTGACCGAGGGCCCCTTCTACAGGTTCTGTGAAACCGCCCGCGCGGATGACGGTTCCCGCCCGTACTTCTTCATCATCGACGAGATCAACAGAGGGAACATCTCCAAAATATTTGGTGAGCTGCTGATGCTAATCGAGGAGGACAAACGGGGTCAGGAGATCCGCCTGCTGCACAAGAATGAGTTGTTTTCTGTACCCGAAAACCTTCACATCATCGGCATGATGAACACCGCTGATCGAAGTCTTGCTGTGCTCGACTACGCCCTGCGCCGCCGTTTCGGGTTCTTCGACATGCGTCCGGGTTTTGATTCCGAGGGTTTCCGGACGTGGCTCGACGAGGCGGAGAACCCCGCACTGGAAAGAGTCGTGGAGACGGTCGTGCAACTCAATAAAGAAATTTCTGGGGACCCCGCACTGGGGCGGGGATTCGAAATTGGCCACAGCTTCCTCTCCAAGCCTTCGAGGGCCGTGGAAGCGGACCGGGCATGGTTGGCGTCGGTCATTCGTCACGAACTGGTTCCGCTGCTGGAGGAGTACTGGTTCGACGAGACGGCCAGAGTCAAGGAGTGGTCGGACAAACTGTGGGCCGCCGCAGCATGA
- a CDS encoding anion permease yields MDRGTVSMLWKFGLMVLIGAVIFFIPAPEGVDPRGMHMLGIFVATILGLILQPLPTPSVALIGLATAMITGAMDVKSGEALSGFSNSAVLLIVAAFFIADGFLLTGLGRRIALMFLSVLGKSPLGIAYGMAVTDLLLAPATPSNTARAGGVIYPIVRSVAEVQGSTPDTDESRRKLGSYLTFTAAHVNVITSAMFITAMAGNPLAVASAEKLGVHISWGQWALAALIPGLVSLAVVPWLLMKVYPPTLKSTPEAPTMARSELQKMGSMTRGEIIMAATFVLLLLLWVFGTAIGVNATTAAFVGIAVLLVTKVLTWNDMAKNGSAWNTLIFFAVLVGMAENLNNLGVITWIGSVVSGAVGGMPWAVAFAILALVYFYAHYMFASNTAQIVAMYGVFLGAAITAGAPPMFAALALGYIGNLFGAISHYASGPSGVVYGSGYVKVSEWFKVAFIMSVAIIIIWTVVGSGWMWVLGDLAM; encoded by the coding sequence ATGGATCGGGGCACCGTCTCCATGCTCTGGAAGTTCGGGCTCATGGTCCTCATCGGCGCGGTGATCTTCTTCATCCCCGCACCCGAGGGTGTGGACCCCCGCGGCATGCACATGCTCGGCATCTTCGTCGCGACCATCCTCGGGCTCATCCTGCAGCCCCTGCCCACCCCGTCGGTGGCGCTCATCGGTCTGGCCACGGCCATGATCACCGGCGCCATGGATGTCAAGAGCGGGGAGGCACTGAGCGGCTTCTCCAACTCTGCCGTCCTGCTCATCGTCGCGGCGTTCTTCATCGCGGACGGATTCCTGCTCACCGGGCTGGGCCGCCGCATCGCGCTGATGTTCCTCTCCGTGCTGGGCAAATCGCCCCTGGGCATCGCCTACGGCATGGCCGTCACGGACCTTCTGCTCGCACCGGCAACGCCGTCCAACACGGCCCGCGCCGGCGGCGTGATCTACCCGATCGTCCGCTCCGTCGCGGAGGTCCAGGGCTCCACCCCGGACACCGACGAGTCCCGCAGGAAGCTCGGCTCCTACCTCACGTTCACCGCGGCCCACGTCAACGTGATCACCAGCGCCATGTTCATCACCGCCATGGCCGGCAACCCGCTGGCCGTGGCCTCCGCCGAGAAGCTCGGCGTTCACATCTCCTGGGGCCAGTGGGCCCTGGCCGCGCTGATCCCCGGCCTCGTGAGCCTGGCGGTGGTCCCGTGGCTGCTCATGAAGGTCTACCCGCCCACGCTCAAGAGCACGCCGGAAGCACCCACCATGGCCCGCAGCGAGCTGCAGAAGATGGGGTCCATGACTCGCGGCGAGATCATCATGGCGGCCACGTTCGTGCTGCTCCTGCTGCTGTGGGTCTTCGGCACGGCCATCGGTGTCAACGCCACCACGGCGGCCTTCGTCGGCATTGCGGTGCTGCTGGTGACCAAGGTGCTCACCTGGAACGACATGGCCAAGAACGGCTCCGCCTGGAACACCCTGATCTTCTTCGCGGTCCTGGTGGGCATGGCGGAGAACCTGAACAACCTGGGCGTCATCACCTGGATCGGCTCGGTGGTCTCCGGCGCCGTCGGCGGCATGCCCTGGGCTGTTGCCTTCGCCATCCTGGCGCTCGTCTACTTCTACGCGCACTACATGTTCGCCTCGAACACCGCGCAGATCGTCGCCATGTACGGCGTGTTCCTGGGCGCGGCCATCACCGCCGGCGCCCCGCCGATGTTCGCGGCCCTCGCCCTCGGCTACATCGGCAACCTCTTCGGCGCCATCAGCCACTACGCCTCGGGCCCGTCCGGGGTGGTCTACGGCTCCGGGTACGTCAAGGTCTCCGAGTGGTTCAAGGTCGCCTTCATCATGTCCGTGGCCATCATCATCATCTGGACCGTGGTGGGCAGCGGCTGGATGTGGGTCCTCGGCGACCTCGCCATGTAG
- a CDS encoding succinate dehydrogenase cytochrome b subunit, with amino-acid sequence MSNFAAKTTMALTGLVFVGFVFVHMYGNLHIYRGQEEFDHYAHWLRELLMPLVPYEGVLWILRVVLLTSLVLHVGCGILLWTRARRARGAFPRTGLRRGEAWLARTMLGTGVVILLFVIFHILDLTLGAPPAATGSFEAGSAYANLVASFQRPVVAAFYMLTMLVLTAHVAHGTWTAANDLGATGRRLRQVAAWVAGLVAIAICVGNVTIPLMVLLGVIQ; translated from the coding sequence GTGTCGAACTTCGCGGCGAAAACCACCATGGCCCTCACGGGGCTCGTTTTCGTGGGATTCGTGTTCGTCCACATGTACGGCAACCTGCACATCTACCGGGGCCAGGAGGAGTTCGACCACTACGCCCACTGGCTGCGCGAGCTGCTCATGCCGCTCGTGCCGTACGAGGGCGTGCTGTGGATCCTGCGGGTCGTGCTGCTGACCAGCCTCGTGCTGCACGTGGGGTGCGGGATCCTGCTGTGGACGCGCGCCCGCCGGGCCCGCGGGGCGTTCCCCCGCACCGGGCTGCGCCGCGGCGAGGCCTGGCTGGCCCGGACCATGCTGGGCACCGGTGTGGTGATCCTGCTGTTCGTGATCTTCCACATTCTCGACCTCACCCTGGGGGCGCCACCGGCCGCCACCGGCTCGTTCGAGGCCGGCTCGGCGTACGCCAACCTGGTCGCCAGCTTCCAGCGCCCCGTGGTCGCGGCGTTCTACATGCTCACGATGCTGGTGCTCACCGCCCACGTGGCCCACGGCACGTGGACCGCCGCCAACGACCTCGGTGCCACGGGCAGGCGGCTGCGCCAGGTCGCGGCCTGGGTGGCCGGGCTGGTGGCGATCGCCATCTGTGTGGGCAACGTGACCATCCCCCTCATGGTTCTGCTGGGAGTGATTCAGTGA
- a CDS encoding alpha/beta hydrolase family protein yields MRDDQSTPVRTERLSVPVGSETVVGTVWLPAQEPSGVVVVHPATATPERFYRAFAEHVVGRGLAAVTYDYRGTGRSGDPREHRHLRMRDWMDGDVPAVAAWTRARFPDLPVTAVGHSIGGHAMVLGNGLEGLDRFAVVSSHVADTRTVTPTKEKVRVAAMLHVVGPTISRALGYMPGKKLGIGEDMPAAAMLEWGTWARHRGYFFDDPSMDAPARAASVTQDVLALGASDDSWASPAQMKALTTRLTSATVEHRTYTPEQLGVARIGHHGLLRRSVGGNVWPELVDWLTAPRS; encoded by the coding sequence ATGCGAGACGACCAGAGCACCCCCGTGCGTACCGAGCGCCTGTCCGTCCCCGTGGGATCCGAGACCGTGGTCGGCACGGTGTGGCTGCCCGCGCAGGAGCCGAGCGGCGTCGTGGTGGTGCACCCGGCTACGGCGACCCCGGAACGGTTCTACCGCGCGTTCGCCGAGCACGTGGTGGGGCGCGGCCTGGCCGCGGTGACCTACGACTACCGCGGCACCGGGCGCTCGGGCGATCCCCGTGAGCACAGGCACCTGCGGATGCGGGACTGGATGGACGGTGACGTGCCCGCGGTCGCCGCCTGGACGCGTGCCCGGTTCCCGGACCTGCCGGTGACGGCCGTGGGCCACAGCATCGGTGGGCACGCCATGGTGCTGGGCAACGGGCTGGAAGGCCTGGACCGGTTTGCCGTCGTCTCCTCGCACGTGGCGGACACCCGCACGGTGACCCCCACGAAGGAGAAGGTGCGCGTGGCCGCGATGCTCCACGTGGTGGGGCCCACGATCAGCCGGGCCCTGGGGTACATGCCGGGGAAGAAGCTCGGGATCGGCGAGGACATGCCGGCCGCCGCGATGCTCGAGTGGGGCACGTGGGCCCGCCACCGGGGCTACTTCTTCGACGACCCCTCCATGGACGCCCCGGCCCGAGCCGCATCCGTGACGCAGGACGTCCTGGCGCTCGGCGCGTCGGACGACTCCTGGGCGAGCCCGGCGCAGATGAAGGCGCTGACCACGCGGCTGACGTCCGCGACCGTGGAGCACCGCACGTACACGCCCGAGCAGCTGGGGGTCGCACGGATCGGCCACCACGGCCTGCTCCGCCGCTCCGTGGGCGGGAACGTGTGGCCCGAGCTCGTGGACTGGCTCACCGCACCCCGTTCGTGA
- a CDS encoding succinate dehydrogenase/fumarate reductase iron-sulfur subunit, with amino-acid sequence MKLTLKVWRQESGAEGGHFEEYPLQDVGPEFSLLEALDKLNDDLVARGEDPVAFDSDCREGICGACGVTVDGRPHGPQEKTPSCRQHLRSFEDGATVQLEPFRSGAFPVVKDLAVDRSALDRVIEAGGFVSTSVGTAPDADAIPVTHESAEWALDLAACIGCGACVAACPNGSAQLFAGSKTMHLATLPSSQKERSRRAKGITRAAEEEFGPCSVYGECAEVCPAGIPLTAIAGLNREKLRQVLRNKDD; translated from the coding sequence ATGAAACTCACGCTGAAAGTGTGGCGGCAGGAGTCCGGCGCCGAGGGCGGGCACTTCGAGGAGTACCCGCTGCAGGACGTGGGGCCCGAGTTCTCGCTGCTCGAGGCGCTCGACAAGCTCAACGACGACCTCGTGGCCCGCGGCGAGGACCCAGTGGCGTTCGACTCGGACTGCCGCGAGGGCATCTGCGGTGCGTGCGGCGTGACCGTGGACGGCAGGCCCCACGGCCCCCAGGAGAAGACGCCGTCCTGCCGGCAGCACCTGCGCTCCTTCGAGGACGGCGCCACCGTGCAGCTCGAACCGTTCCGCAGCGGCGCGTTCCCCGTGGTCAAGGACCTCGCGGTGGACCGCAGCGCGCTGGACCGGGTGATCGAGGCCGGTGGTTTCGTGTCCACCTCCGTGGGCACCGCCCCGGACGCGGACGCCATCCCGGTGACCCACGAGTCCGCGGAGTGGGCCCTGGACCTGGCCGCGTGCATCGGCTGCGGTGCGTGCGTGGCGGCGTGCCCCAACGGCTCCGCCCAGCTGTTCGCCGGGTCCAAGACCATGCACCTGGCCACGCTGCCCTCCAGCCAGAAGGAGCGCAGCCGCCGGGCCAAGGGCATCACGCGCGCCGCCGAGGAGGAGTTCGGCCCGTGCTCGGTCTACGGCGAGTGCGCGGAGGTGTGCCCCGCGGGCATCCCGCTCACCGCGATCGCCGGGCTCAACCGGGAGAAGCTGCGGCAGGTGCTGCGCAACAAGGACGACTGA
- the mcrC gene encoding 5-methylcytosine-specific restriction endonuclease system specificity protein McrC gives MVGQTVGRRSMKDRTATIRNIYVMLAYAFRAIRTPDASDVGTEEFTHIHDLFAEILAQGVSAQVKRGVHHDYLRRDEQLTTVRGRIDVTATMVARAVTPGSVSCIFDTYEPDTPFNQALKSVMVLLIRHGEVGQRRKDALRRLLPYLDAVTLVSPRSIRWEKFTCHRRNAAYRILLGVCQLVVEGLLPTENSGDTQLAEWLSEEAMSALYERFLREYYAFHHPELSPTARHVAWDYDPVTAVGADQLPAMRTDVTLTSGTRTLIIDAKYYSQPLTSGAYGKLTVHSANLYQMLSYIKNADVSNDGTVSGLLLYARTDAPAQPDVDVVIQGNRLGARTLDLAAPWPDLRHELEAQLAWL, from the coding sequence GTGGTCGGACAAACTGTGGGCCGCCGCAGCATGAAAGATCGCACGGCCACTATCCGCAACATCTACGTGATGCTGGCCTATGCCTTCCGCGCGATACGCACTCCGGACGCGTCTGACGTGGGCACGGAGGAATTCACCCACATCCATGACCTTTTCGCGGAGATCTTGGCGCAGGGAGTGTCCGCGCAGGTGAAGCGCGGGGTGCATCACGACTACCTGCGCCGCGATGAGCAGCTGACAACAGTGCGTGGACGAATCGACGTGACCGCCACCATGGTGGCCCGGGCCGTCACCCCGGGCAGTGTCTCCTGCATCTTCGACACGTACGAACCGGACACGCCGTTCAACCAGGCCCTCAAATCAGTAATGGTGCTGCTGATCCGTCATGGCGAGGTGGGGCAACGCCGCAAGGACGCGTTGCGGCGGCTGCTCCCCTATTTGGACGCCGTCACGCTGGTATCGCCCCGGTCGATCCGCTGGGAGAAATTCACCTGCCACCGCAGAAACGCCGCGTATCGAATTCTTCTCGGAGTGTGCCAGCTCGTTGTGGAAGGGTTGCTGCCCACCGAAAACTCCGGCGATACGCAACTTGCCGAATGGTTGTCTGAGGAAGCCATGAGTGCCCTGTACGAGCGCTTTCTCCGGGAGTACTACGCTTTCCACCACCCGGAGCTCTCCCCCACGGCACGACACGTAGCCTGGGACTACGACCCTGTGACCGCCGTGGGGGCAGATCAGCTACCCGCGATGAGAACTGATGTGACGCTGACGTCTGGCACCCGCACCCTGATCATCGACGCCAAGTACTACTCCCAGCCGTTGACGTCAGGTGCCTACGGCAAACTAACGGTGCACTCCGCGAACCTCTACCAGATGCTGTCGTACATCAAGAACGCCGACGTCAGCAACGATGGGACTGTCAGCGGCCTGCTCCTCTACGCCCGTACCGACGCACCGGCGCAACCCGACGTGGACGTGGTCATCCAGGGAAACCGGCTCGGAGCGCGGACGCTTGACCTGGCTGCCCCGTGGCCCGATCTGAGGCATGAGCTCGAGGCCCAGCTCGCGTGGCTGTGA
- a CDS encoding fumarate reductase/succinate dehydrogenase flavoprotein subunit codes for MTASTQAQALLDELRTVGSDLPGLQAEVPASQIWADRRLHYRLVSPLNRRKFTVIVVGTGLAGAGAAAALGELGYNVESFTFHDAPRRAHSVAAQGGINAARARKVDNDSVARFVKDTVKGGDFRGREADAWRLAEESVRVIDHMNAIGAPFAREYGGQLATRSFGGVQVSRTYYTRGQTGQQLQVAAAQALLRQVSTGQVNLHTRTEMLDLIVADGRAQGIVVRDLITGKISAVTGDAVVLATGGYGNVYYRSTLAKNSNVTAAFRAHRRGALFANPCFIQFHPTALPVSSEWQSKTTLMSESLRNDGRIWVPVRPGDERAPNDIPEDERDYYLERRYPAYGNLTPRDVASRAARTEIDAGRGVGPLKNSVYLDFRDAIERLGKKVIAERYGNLFEMYSDVTGEDPYEQPMRIAPGAHFAMGGLWSDYDMMTSLPGLFVGGEAGWGYHGANRLGANSLLSACVDGWFTLPYSVPNYLAPLLGQEKLSVDDDVVRAAVAEAEAGVQALIDIGGTQGPERFHRRLGDLLYAKCGVTRSAEGLAEGLEGIRALREEFWTDLRVQGRPDGFNQELERAGRVADYLDMAELMCLDALDRDESAGAHFRDEHQTEGGEAQRDDAHWLFASAWERVGSDDAAPHGPRYVRHQEHLEFPSVPPETRDYR; via the coding sequence ATGACGGCATCCACTCAGGCCCAGGCCCTGCTCGACGAGCTCCGCACGGTGGGTTCGGACCTGCCCGGGCTGCAGGCGGAGGTCCCCGCGTCCCAGATCTGGGCGGACCGGCGGCTGCACTACCGCCTGGTCTCCCCGCTGAACCGCCGCAAGTTCACGGTCATCGTGGTGGGCACCGGTCTCGCGGGGGCGGGCGCCGCTGCGGCCCTCGGGGAGCTGGGGTACAACGTGGAGTCCTTCACGTTCCACGACGCCCCGCGGCGAGCGCACTCGGTGGCGGCCCAGGGCGGCATCAACGCGGCCCGCGCCCGCAAGGTGGACAACGACTCCGTGGCCCGGTTCGTGAAGGACACCGTCAAGGGCGGTGACTTCCGGGGCCGCGAGGCGGATGCCTGGCGCCTGGCCGAGGAGAGCGTCCGGGTGATCGACCACATGAACGCGATCGGTGCCCCGTTCGCGCGTGAGTACGGCGGCCAGCTGGCCACCCGCTCGTTCGGTGGCGTGCAGGTCTCCCGCACCTACTACACCCGGGGGCAGACCGGTCAGCAGCTGCAGGTGGCCGCCGCCCAGGCGCTGCTGCGGCAGGTCTCCACGGGGCAGGTGAACCTGCACACTCGCACGGAGATGTTGGACCTGATCGTCGCGGACGGCCGCGCCCAGGGCATCGTGGTGCGCGATCTCATCACGGGAAAGATCTCCGCGGTCACCGGCGACGCCGTGGTGCTGGCCACCGGCGGCTACGGCAACGTGTACTACCGCTCCACGCTGGCCAAGAACTCGAACGTGACGGCCGCGTTCCGGGCCCACCGGCGCGGGGCGCTGTTCGCCAACCCGTGCTTCATCCAGTTCCACCCCACGGCACTGCCCGTCTCCAGCGAGTGGCAGTCCAAGACCACGCTGATGAGCGAGTCCCTGCGCAACGACGGCCGCATCTGGGTGCCCGTGCGGCCCGGGGACGAGCGCGCGCCCAACGACATCCCCGAGGACGAGCGCGACTACTACCTGGAGCGCCGGTACCCGGCCTACGGCAACCTCACGCCCCGCGACGTCGCCAGCCGGGCGGCGAGGACCGAGATCGACGCGGGCCGCGGCGTCGGGCCCCTGAAGAACTCCGTGTACCTGGACTTCCGGGACGCGATCGAGCGGCTCGGGAAGAAGGTGATTGCCGAGCGCTACGGCAACCTCTTCGAGATGTACTCGGACGTCACCGGCGAGGACCCGTACGAGCAGCCCATGCGCATTGCGCCGGGCGCGCACTTTGCCATGGGCGGGCTGTGGAGCGACTACGACATGATGACGTCGCTCCCCGGCCTGTTCGTGGGCGGCGAGGCCGGCTGGGGCTACCACGGGGCCAACCGCCTGGGCGCCAACTCGCTGCTCTCGGCGTGCGTGGACGGCTGGTTCACGCTCCCCTACTCGGTGCCGAACTACCTGGCCCCGCTGCTGGGCCAGGAGAAGCTGTCGGTGGACGACGACGTCGTGCGGGCCGCGGTGGCCGAGGCCGAGGCGGGCGTGCAGGCGCTGATCGACATCGGCGGCACCCAGGGCCCGGAGCGCTTCCACCGGCGCCTGGGCGACCTGCTCTACGCGAAGTGCGGGGTCACGCGCTCCGCCGAGGGCCTCGCCGAGGGCCTGGAGGGCATCCGCGCGCTGCGCGAGGAGTTCTGGACGGACCTGCGCGTGCAGGGCCGCCCGGACGGCTTCAACCAGGAGCTCGAACGGGCCGGTCGGGTGGCCGACTACCTGGACATGGCCGAGCTCATGTGCCTGGACGCGCTGGACCGGGACGAGTCCGCCGGCGCGCACTTCCGGGACGAGCACCAGACCGAGGGCGGCGAGGCCCAGCGCGACGACGCCCACTGGCTCTTCGCCTCGGCCTGGGAACGTGTCGGGTCTGACGACGCCGCCCCGCACGGCCCGCGCTACGTGCGGCACCAGGAGCACCTGGAGTTCCCGAGCGTCCCGCCCGAGACCCGCGACTACCGATGA
- a CDS encoding L-lactate permease translates to MWTQSLDTLGSLPLTALVAAVPIVVFLACMMLFKLTGLKSGVIALVVQVLVALLVFRMPVTAIAGSGLLGLLTALWPIAYIIVMAVWLYRLSVRSGRFDVIRSSIASVSADQRVQVLLIAFAFGAFLEGVAGFGVPIAICAALLVQLGFPPVRAAVLCLVANVAAGAYGAIGVPVLVGAQVTSMEVQDLSRALVILLQPLTFLVPFLLVWMVDGIRGLRETWLPALVSSAVFCLVQGGLLWFMGPELADLAAGLLAMVSLFALCHVWSPRRISRAPEAPEASEASHPASEVIRAWSPFYILTGVILLWSVPAVQGLFTQGALGFTTVKVPIPGLTGHVTTAAGSVVNATWTFSLLGATGTAILIAVLITFFTTPQIHATELFEELRGALKALGPAIVLIAVILMLANIANYSGGSTAMGTALAAAGPVFPLFAPVIGWIGVFLTGSVVNNNTLFGPLQVATAQGIGASPSLLVGTNTAGGTTAKVISPQSIAIAAGAVGLNGREAEIMRGSLFYSLGMLVVMCVWTFVLTMV, encoded by the coding sequence ATGTGGACCCAATCGCTCGACACCCTGGGCAGTCTGCCCCTGACCGCGCTGGTGGCCGCCGTGCCCATCGTGGTGTTCCTGGCGTGCATGATGCTGTTCAAGCTCACCGGCCTGAAGTCGGGCGTGATCGCACTCGTGGTGCAGGTGCTGGTGGCCCTGCTCGTGTTCCGCATGCCCGTCACGGCCATCGCGGGCTCCGGTCTGCTGGGGCTGCTCACCGCGCTGTGGCCCATCGCCTACATCATCGTGATGGCGGTGTGGCTGTACCGGCTGAGCGTGCGCTCCGGGCGCTTCGACGTGATCCGCTCCTCGATCGCGAGCGTCTCCGCCGACCAGAGGGTGCAGGTGCTGCTCATCGCGTTCGCGTTCGGCGCGTTCCTGGAGGGTGTGGCTGGCTTCGGCGTGCCCATTGCCATCTGCGCGGCGCTGCTCGTGCAGCTCGGGTTCCCGCCCGTGCGCGCGGCCGTGCTGTGCCTCGTGGCCAACGTGGCCGCCGGCGCGTACGGCGCGATCGGCGTGCCGGTGCTCGTGGGTGCGCAGGTGACCTCCATGGAGGTCCAGGACCTCTCCCGGGCGCTCGTGATCCTGCTCCAGCCCCTCACCTTCCTGGTCCCGTTCCTGCTGGTGTGGATGGTGGACGGCATCCGCGGCCTGCGTGAGACCTGGCTCCCCGCCCTGGTGTCCTCCGCCGTGTTCTGCCTGGTGCAGGGCGGGCTGCTGTGGTTCATGGGCCCCGAGCTCGCGGACCTCGCCGCCGGGCTGCTGGCCATGGTCTCCCTGTTCGCGCTGTGCCACGTGTGGTCCCCGCGCCGGATCTCCCGCGCCCCGGAGGCCCCCGAGGCCTCTGAGGCCAGCCACCCCGCGAGCGAGGTGATCCGCGCGTGGAGCCCCTTCTACATCCTCACCGGTGTGATCCTGCTGTGGTCCGTTCCCGCCGTGCAGGGCCTCTTCACCCAGGGTGCCCTCGGGTTCACGACCGTCAAGGTCCCCATCCCCGGCCTCACCGGCCACGTGACCACCGCCGCCGGCTCCGTGGTCAACGCCACCTGGACCTTCTCGCTGCTCGGCGCGACCGGCACGGCCATCCTGATCGCGGTGCTGATCACGTTCTTCACCACCCCGCAGATCCACGCGACGGAGCTGTTCGAGGAGCTGCGCGGTGCTCTGAAGGCCCTCGGCCCCGCCATCGTGCTGATCGCCGTGATCCTCATGCTCGCGAACATCGCCAACTACTCCGGCGGCTCCACCGCCATGGGCACCGCGCTCGCCGCCGCCGGGCCGGTCTTCCCGCTGTTCGCACCCGTCATCGGGTGGATCGGCGTGTTCCTCACCGGCTCGGTGGTCAACAACAACACGCTCTTCGGCCCGCTGCAGGTGGCCACCGCCCAGGGCATCGGCGCGAGTCCCTCCCTGCTGGTGGGCACCAACACCGCGGGCGGCACCACGGCCAAGGTGATCTCCCCGCAGTCCATCGCCATCGCGGCGGGCGCCGTGGGCCTCAACGGGCGCGAGGCCGAGATCATGCGCGGCTCGCTGTTCTACAGCCTGGGCATGCTGGTGGTCATGTGCGTGTGGACGTTCGTGCTCACCATGGTCTAA